In Terriglobales bacterium, the genomic window TTGAAATCCGACGCTGCCGCCTTCCACGCGGAAGAACGCCGGCGCGCTCCAACCGTTCGAAGTCTTGCAACTGGCCACACCTTTGCCGTAGGCAGCACCGACGATGAATCCGCCCTTCAGCATCGAGGGCACCACCGCAATGCACTCTGCCGAACCGAGGATTTCCTCCGGGATGCCCTTATCCGGAGCAGCCATGATTTCGTTCATTACCGTGCCTGCTTCCGAGACGCGATCCAGGACCTTGTCACGATCCCCTTCGGCCCAGCTCAAGGTGGCCAACACACACATCAACATGCCTACCAGTATTTTTTTCATGGGAAAGATTCTCCGTGGCGCGCTTTCAAATACTACCGCAGAGAACGGCTGCTTGGGCGGTGATGTGCGAATTGCGATGAGGAAAAAATGGCGAAGGGAGGAAACCCGGTGGTCGGTAATCGATGATCGGGAGTAAGAACCGGTGATTGCGGACGTTTTCCGGTTTGTTCCCCTTACCTGCCGATCACCGACTACCGATCACCGACAGCTAAAAGAAAAACCGGGACGAGGCCCAGTTCGTCCCGGCTTCCGTTCGGCCTCCGGCTAACGGTGTGTGCGCCGCGCCGGAGGATACTGCTCTCCCAGGGTTCTGTGGTAGGTGAGCGCAGTATGATTGCAGGTCGGGAACCGCGCAAATGCCGCTGGTTCATGTCCGAAGGTAATTGAGAGAGTCTAGGGGGCTTTAGGGAGTTGTTTCGGAAGGCTCGGAGGTTTCGGACGTTCACTTCGCGAAACCGAAACCTGTGAAACCTCCGAGACCTTACTTCGTGATCAACGAGTGCGTAATCGCATGCACCGATAGCGCGATGCGATTCTGCACGCCGACCTTGCGCATCAACTTGGCGACGTGTGCCTTTACGGTGCGTTCTTCAATTCCGAGGGCGGCGCCGATTTCCTTGTTGGACCGGCCCGCCACCAGCATGCCCAGCACTTCTTTTTCGCGGTCGGTGAAGGCGACGCGGCCGGCGGGGAAAATTCGTCCTGGAGAAGAAGTCACGCGTTCGATAAAGATGGACAGCACCCGGCGGGGCGCCCACACCGAGCCCTGGTTGACGATGCGGATGGCCATAATGAACTCTTCCGGGGTCGCCGCTTCATCCACGTAGCCCTTCGCGCCAGCTGCCAAAGCCTTCAAGATGGTCTCGTCATCGGCGCCGGAACCGCACACCAGCAGACGCAGGTCGGGCCGGGAGGCCTTCATGCCTGCCATGACGTCGAACAGGTTCTGCGAACCGTGGCTGCCCAGCATGACCATATCGAGGTCCGGCTCGGTCGCCAGCCTGTCCATCGCGACCGACACGATCTCGAACTCCGGTTCGGAATCAAACAGCGCGCGCAGGCCGATCAGCCGCAAGGGATCGGCTTCCATCACCGCGATGCGAATCTTCGTTTTCTTGGCCGGGGCCGGTTTCATGGTTTTGTCCTTTTGCATGATTTGCGCGTAGCATACCCCAATTCGGCATTAGGACAATGTACGTCCGGACATGTCCAGAGGTCACAAGTTGGGTCCCTCCCACCTGTCGATTGCTGGTGGTTCGGTGCGCGAACAAACAAGGTCATCCCGCTTCCTGGAGGCGCCATGAGAACTCTGCTGCTGGTCCATCTTGCCGCCATTGCCGCCCTCGCCCAGGGGGCGCCGCCACAAACCGCTGCCGACCAGCCTTATACGATGGAGTATTACTACAAGGTGCAGTGGGGACATCAGCAGGAGTTCCTGCAGCTGTTCCTCAAGAACCACTACCCGCTGCTGAAAAAGAATGTCGAAAACGGACGAATCATCTCAGTCAAGATTGACACCCCCGCCAACCACATGACTGAAGAAGGCCGCTGGGATTACCGCGTGACCCTGAAATTCAAGAACTCCACGGTTGCGACTACGTCGAATCCGCAGGAAGAAGCGTGGACGAAACAGCTCTTCCCGGACCAGGAAACGTTCAAGCGCGAAGAGCAGCGCCGCTTTGAAATACTCCTCGGCCACTGGGATGTTCCGGTGACGGAAGTCAACCCTGCCAAGGCACCTTGAAGCACGGCCACGCATGAAACTCGACGTCGGTTTGCACAATTACGATCTCCGCCAGGTTGGCGAGTACGCGCGCGCGATGGAAGCGGCCGGCTGCGATTGTCTCTGGACCTCGGAAACTCAGCACGATCCTTTCCTTGCGCTCGGGGTCGCCGCCGCAAGCACTACACGTCTCAAGGTCGGCACCTCGATCGCGGTGGCCTTTCCGCGCAGCCCGATGATCCTGGCGTATACCGCATGGGACCTGCAGAAGTCCTCCGCCGGGCGCTTCATTCTCGGCCTCGGCTCACAAGTGCGGGCGCACAACCAGCGCCGGTTCTCGGTCAAGTTCGAAGCGCCCGGCCCCAAGCTGCGCGAGGTGGTCATGGCGCTGCGCGCCATCTGGGCGTGCTGGCAGGATGGCACGCCGCTGAACTTCCGCGGCCACTTCTACCAGTTCGACCTGATGACGCCGTTCTTCAATCCGGGCCCGATCGCGCATCCCAAGGTTCCCGTCTTCATCGCCGGCGTGAACCGCTACATGTGCCGCGTGGCGGGCGAGGTCTGCGACGGGCTGCACGTCCACCCTTTCAACACACCCAAGTATTTGCGCGAATACGTTCATCCCGCGGTCAATGAGGGATTGCAGGCATCCGGGCGCTCGCGCGCGGACTTTACCTATGCCACGGCAGCATTTGTCATCGTGGGAGAGAGCGAGCAGGAGCGCGCACGCAATGCCGAGGCGGTCCGCCAGCAGATTGCGTTTTATGCTTCGACGCGCACCTACGAACCGGTACTCGCCGCGCACGGCTGGGAAGCGGTGGTTCCCGAGCTGCACGATAAATCCCTGCGAGGCGACTGGAAAGGCATGGCCGCGTTGATCACCGACGAGATGCTGGACACCATCGCCGCCAGCGGCCCTTTCGACCAGATCGGCCAACAGCTGCGCGAACGCTACGCCGGCCTGCTGGACCGCATCGCGCTCTACATACCTTACGAACTGCCGCTGGATGCATCCCGCTTGAAGCTGCTGGCACAGCAGTTGCAGACCTGAGGTCATGGCGCGGCCGCGCCGTAGTTATAGGCGTCACGCTTGCCTGTGACCCCGGTCACGCCATGGCGGTGCGGAACGGGTACAAGCTTGTCCAGTCGAGGTCAAGCAATGCCCATCAACCAACCCCCGACGTGGTACCAAAGCAACCGATACGCCGCCGAATCCGCCTGCGAGTATTGCCGGGGCATCATCCGGCACGAACGCTGGTGTGTCACACGCAACCGCAACGTGCGCTATGCGTTCGACGTCGCCGCCGGCGTGGTTCCGCTCACCGTGGAGGACCAGTTGATCCTTTATGCTCTCGGCGTGTCCTGGATCCCGGGAGGCAAAACGTCGCGTTCGCGGTGCGCCCGCGCCAGTCAACCCGCTGAGTAACATCCCTCAGCCGTTGCAACGCCTATTCCCACGCATGGCGGTTCTGCGATAGCTTGTATGTCGCCGCACTTGATGGGGTCCGCCATGGGCATTCACGTCCGCATTGCCGCCGCCGTACTCGCTCTCACCGTTCTCGCCTCTGGGCAAACCACTTACACGCCGCAGTTCAAGGGTGATCCGGCGCATTCCACGACGGAAGCGGGCGCGCTCGGTTACATGCGCACCGCCATCATGGCGCAGCGCCTGTACAAGAAGAAGCACAACGAGTATGCGACGTCGCTGCAGTCGCTGGTCGGCTCCGGCTCGTTCACGCGGCGGATGACGAACACCAATCGCGGAGACTACACGGTTCAATTCCATTCCACCGGCAAGGAATACTCCCTTTCGATGGTCCCCAAGCAGTTCGACAACGCTCATCGCGCATTCTTCGCCGATGACAGCGGAAGTATTCGGGTGGAGGACGACAAGCCGGCGACAGCATCCTCTCCCAAGCTCAAGGCGGAGTAAATGATGCCTCGCGATCTCACACGCCGCGACGCCCTCAAACTCGGCGGCATGGCGCTTTCGGCCGCCGTCTGCAGTCCAAATTCGATTGGTGCTGACATGGCGCTCACCGATGCCAAGGACGCCTTCGACCACATCCTGGTCGGCTCGCCGAACCTGGAAGCGGCCATCGACTGGTTCGAAAAGAAGACTGGAGTGCGCCCGGTGGTGGGTGGACGTCATCCCGGGCGCGGCACTCGCAATGCGCTGGCCTCACTGGGCAAGCCGCACTACCTGGAACTGCTGGCGCCCGATCCCGAGCAGCCGAACGTGGACACGCCGCGCTTGCGAGTCTTTCGATCGCTATCATTGCCGGCACCCTACACGTGGGCGGCCGCGACGCATGACATGGAGGCCACGCGCCGCGCGGCTGAAAAGGCAGGACTGAAGTTTGAAGGTCCCACGCCGGGTTCGCGCAAGCGTCCCGATGGCCGCCTGCTGGAGTGGTCCTTCCTGACGCCGGCCGACGACCTGAACGGGCTGCTGCCGTTCTTTATCGAGTGGGGAGCGCAATCGCTGCATCCCTCCGCAGACTCGCCACAGGGTTGCACCCTGAAGGCCCTGCAGCTGATTTCGCCTGACGCGAAGAAACTGGAGGCGGCATTACGCATCTTCGGCATCCGCGCCGATGTTCGCCACGGAGCAGCGCCCAAGCTGACAGTTTCGCTGAACACGCCCAAAGGTGTTCTGGAACTTTAAGGGATTGTCGGGGTGTGCCGCCGCTTGCCGCGCTCTGCCGGTTGCGCTTGGCACTGGGGCAAAAGCAAGCTTGACGCGGGCCCGAAAGTTTTCGATAGAATTCCACGCGACTCCGGAGGATTGTCCTGAAGCTTCCCAAACAAAGCTATCGTGCCGGCGACCGCGTTTTCGCCATCCTGCAGCAACCCGATGTCGCGCTCCTGTTGACGTGCGACGCGCCTGCCAGCTGGACCGCCATGGTGTTCGACTTCGGCCAGAAAAAGGCCGTTGCCGCCGCCAATAACCATCCCTCGATCGCCGATGCGCAGAAATACCTGATGGCGCAGGTGCGGGAGCACTACAAGACAGCGCCGCCGGAGGAAGCGATCCGGTGGCAAACGGCGATTAACCGCGCTGACATCCTGCAAACCTAGTTGACGGCCAAACAGGTGAGCGAGTTGCGGTAGCGGCGGCAGCGCCACTGCCAGGTGTGCATGCCAGGATCGGCGTGGACGTACTCAAACATGTCAGGGCGGCGGGTTTTGCCCCAGTAAGTGACCGGCCAGACTTCGGGTGAAAATTCCGGGGTTCCGCCATTGACGCAGCCGAGAAAAATCATGGAACCATCGGTCTCCGGCAAAGCAATGCAGCTGCGCTCCTCGCCAACACTCCAATCAGCGCGACCGAAGTAGACCGTCGTGTCCTGGCGGTGCGGCACCAAGCCGGCGCGATTGGCGGCGTTGGCGAGGCCAAGACTTATACCTACGATGAGGATGATGGCAAAGGCCGCCATCCTCGTCTTGGCGGAATTATCCGGACCATGGCCGGCACCGAGGTCCATGCTGGCGCTGGCCGGGGTGGTGATCATGGTCTCCATCGAGGGGGATTGTAACGAGGAGGAGGAAGGAACAAGAGATTACGAGCGGCGGTGAACCACGGTGCTGATTGCGCTCGAAGCACCCTGGAGGTCCGGCAATTTCAGCGGCTTAGCGAGATCCCGACCGCGGCCCCGCAAGATAAGTCCCGGTAACGTAGCCGAGTGTGCCGCCAATGACGATGTCGGAAAAGAAGTGCTGTTTGGCGGGATAGCGCCCCAGGCTCACCGCGGCAGCAAGCCCGTAGGCTCCCCACTTGAGCCAGCGCTTATGCGGGTAGCGATGAGCAATGACGCTGGCCACGGCAAAGCTGGCGGCGGCGTGTCCGGAAGCAAAGGAAGTACCGCCTTCCCAGTATTCGCCGGAGCTGTTGTCCACGGAAGGCCGCTCGCGATTGGTGGCTTTCTTCAAAGCGTAGTCAAACACGGTGGCGGCACCCGCGGCTTCGAGGGCGGTCTGGGCGGTGGAACGCATATTTTCCCGATGCTGGCCGCAGCCGAGGGCGTAGCCGAGCCCGGCGCCGCCCAGTTCGACGGCCAAGCCAATGGTGGACCAGCGGTCAGCCTGGCGCTGGAGCGTTGAATGAGACTGAATCAGGCGGCTGGCGGGGGAATCGCCGGTCGCAATCAAGATTCCCGTGGCCGCCGCAATGGGCAACTCCCATTTCAGATTGCGCAAGCGAATGGCGTTGCGGGGCGCCTCGACGAACCCGGTCCAGATCTTTGCGCCGTCCTGGCGCAACTCACGGGAAGTGTTGTCCACGCATTGCGCGTGAGCGACGGTGCCCATGCTGGTTGCCAGCGCCAGCAGCAAGCAAGAAACCCGAGTTGACGAATGGAGGTTCATGTCGGGAAACATGAACTTCGATGCGGGCGTTATCACCGGGGATTGCTGCCCAGAGTCGAACTGCAGTGCACTCACTGGTGAGCGGAGGCAGCGCAAAGTCCCCTTGTCACTCAAACGGTCGAGCGACAAGGGGAAAGGACGTGCTGTTGATCAGGTCAGCGGAACAGCAGCCGCAATCAGGCGTTGGCTTTCTGGTGGCACTCGGTACATTTCGTGGGCGCCTTCTTGCCCTTGGCATTTTGCGCCAGGTGGCAATCGATGCAGATGCCCTTCTTAGCGGTGGCGTCGTGGAAGGCGAGTTTGTAGGTGGTCTTCATCGGAGCAGCGGCTGTCTTGGCATGGCAGTCCTTGCAGGCCTGCGTTTTGCCGGTGGCGGCTTTTTCCGGCTTGGAAGCATGGTGGCACGTTTCGCACTTGATATTGCGGTCCTTGGCGTGAGCCGAGTGCATGAACTTCACGCCCCCCATGGGATTGCCCTTGAGGATGATGGTGGCGGGCGCCTCCTTATCGGCGGCAAAACCGGCGCCGCATAGCAAGAAGAGAAGAACCAGGCCCATGATGATGGCAAATAATTTCGAAATCTTCACGTCGCCTCCTCGCGAGATGAACGACAGAACTAGCAGTCCGTGGCGGATTATAGAGGCGGGCGAGCGGGAAATTCAGTGATGAACAAGGAGGTCACGCGCAAGGGTGCGCGGCGTCACAAAGCAGTGGTTAATGGTCAGTAGTTAGTACTTAGGGGCTGGGTGCTAGTGGCTAGTAGCTGGTAGCGGTATCGGGTAGTTGGTGATTAGTGGCCAATAATATTGCGACGTATTCGCGCGGCGAGTGGAATCATCGCCGCTGCCTCTGACACGAATCACCAGCCACCAGCCACTAGCTGCCTTGGGTTCTAGTAGCCGCGGCCGCCGCCGTAACCCCCACGGCCGCCACCGCCGCCGCCACGTCCACCACGACCACCGCCGCCACCACCACCGCCGGTGCGTTCGGGCTTGGGACGGGCTTCGCTGACGTTCAGATTGCGGCCTCCGACATTACTGCCGTTGATGCCGGCGATCGCTTTTTCGGCTTCGGCGTCATTGGTCATTTCGACGAAAGCAAAGCCGCGTGGCTGCCCGGTATCGCGATCGCGAATCATGTTGACGCGCTCAACCGCGCCGTAACCCTCGAAAATCTGGCGCAGTTCGTCCTCGCTGGTCCTGAAGTCCAGGTTGCCCACGTAGATGTTCTTCATGTTGTCCTCGAGATTGAGGTCTGGCGATTGGGGCGTGCTCGGAAGCAGCGGAGGCAGTGCCGAGTTTGGCTCGCGATCTCTAGACCGAGTAGCAGTAATCGTCTCAGGCGGCTCTC contains:
- a CDS encoding VOC family protein; translation: MPRDLTRRDALKLGGMALSAAVCSPNSIGADMALTDAKDAFDHILVGSPNLEAAIDWFEKKTGVRPVVGGRHPGRGTRNALASLGKPHYLELLAPDPEQPNVDTPRLRVFRSLSLPAPYTWAAATHDMEATRRAAEKAGLKFEGPTPGSRKRPDGRLLEWSFLTPADDLNGLLPFFIEWGAQSLHPSADSPQGCTLKALQLISPDAKKLEAALRIFGIRADVRHGAAPKLTVSLNTPKGVLEL
- a CDS encoding phosphatase PAP2 family protein; translated protein: MNLHSSTRVSCLLLALATSMGTVAHAQCVDNTSRELRQDGAKIWTGFVEAPRNAIRLRNLKWELPIAAATGILIATGDSPASRLIQSHSTLQRQADRWSTIGLAVELGGAGLGYALGCGQHRENMRSTAQTALEAAGAATVFDYALKKATNRERPSVDNSSGEYWEGGTSFASGHAAASFAVASVIAHRYPHKRWLKWGAYGLAAAVSLGRYPAKQHFFSDIVIGGTLGYVTGTYLAGPRSGSR
- a CDS encoding cytochrome c3 family protein → MKISKLFAIIMGLVLLFLLCGAGFAADKEAPATIILKGNPMGGVKFMHSAHAKDRNIKCETCHHASKPEKAATGKTQACKDCHAKTAAAPMKTTYKLAFHDATAKKGICIDCHLAQNAKGKKAPTKCTECHQKANA
- a CDS encoding TIGR03617 family F420-dependent LLM class oxidoreductase; protein product: MKLDVGLHNYDLRQVGEYARAMEAAGCDCLWTSETQHDPFLALGVAAASTTRLKVGTSIAVAFPRSPMILAYTAWDLQKSSAGRFILGLGSQVRAHNQRRFSVKFEAPGPKLREVVMALRAIWACWQDGTPLNFRGHFYQFDLMTPFFNPGPIAHPKVPVFIAGVNRYMCRVAGEVCDGLHVHPFNTPKYLREYVHPAVNEGLQASGRSRADFTYATAAFVIVGESEQERARNAEAVRQQIAFYASTRTYEPVLAAHGWEAVVPELHDKSLRGDWKGMAALITDEMLDTIAASGPFDQIGQQLRERYAGLLDRIALYIPYELPLDASRLKLLAQQLQT
- a CDS encoding RNA-binding protein, with product MKNIYVGNLDFRTSEDELRQIFEGYGAVERVNMIRDRDTGQPRGFAFVEMTNDAEAEKAIAGINGSNVGGRNLNVSEARPKPERTGGGGGGGGRGGRGGGGGGRGGYGGGRGY
- a CDS encoding response regulator transcription factor; the encoded protein is MKPAPAKKTKIRIAVMEADPLRLIGLRALFDSEPEFEIVSVAMDRLATEPDLDMVMLGSHGSQNLFDVMAGMKASRPDLRLLVCGSGADDETILKALAAGAKGYVDEAATPEEFIMAIRIVNQGSVWAPRRVLSIFIERVTSSPGRIFPAGRVAFTDREKEVLGMLVAGRSNKEIGAALGIEERTVKAHVAKLMRKVGVQNRIALSVHAITHSLITK